TTGTAAGCAGCTGCACCTATAGAAATCTTTGGCGAGAACCGCCACAGAATACCCGCATCAACAGAGAACCCCCATTTCGATGTGCCGTTGGCGAAAACAGGGTCATTACGGGGGTCCACACCTTCGCCGCTGGTTATCATATTCTGATCTGGTGGGGTGGCATTGTCAAGATTATAGCCTACACCATCTATCCTGAGCGCAGCACCAATAGAGAACGGATGTTTTCCGAAAAAGCCCTTTTTCTTCCAGCCGAATCTATGGGCTAACCCAATCTTTATGTGATGCTCGCTGTAAACATTCGAGAATAGATACCGCCAGGACAGTCCATATCCGAAAAGAGTCCTATACTGGCTTACCAGGCTCAGATGTCCCATGCCGATGTTATCGCCGCTTATTCCAGCAAAAAGTTTGTTGAAGCTTGCGGTAAACGACATGTACTGGAACGATGCTATACCAGCTACATTCCAATCCAATGCGTTAGCGTCATCGGCAACGCCAACAAACGCCCTACCAAGACCTAATGGTCTTGCGCCAGTAAAGTCGTCCGCGTAAATAAACCCCCCAATAAGAAGAATAGAAGCAACGATTGCGACATACTTCATAATTAACCCCCTAATGTTTGTTTTCTAAATCTTACTTTAGTATAATCACCCCAAGTATGCAAACAAAAAATTAGAAATAACCGCTTATAATCAACATAAAATTTTTCCTTAAAAATACCCCTCATATTCAACTCGCTCACATGTTCTACTAAATATAAAAAGTCCAACATTTTGGTCAAATACTTTTTGTCCACCAAAGAGCGCAAAACCAGCAGAAAAGCAAAAAATTTATCGAGCAGTTTACTTAATAAATGCGACCTTTTTCGCGACCACTCCACCAGAGCTTTCAACCACTACTTCATAAACACCCGAGGAAACATCATCAGCAGGTTTCCAGTAATATGTACCAGAATGAGACACCGCAATTTTTTGCACCACCCTTCCGTCTATGGAGATTATCTTCATTACCGCAGGTTCAGTAATACCCGAGAGTTTTATCTGGCATGCTTTGTTAAACGGATTCGGTGACACCGTAATTTTAGCTATTTCAGGTAATAGAGCTTGCTCAGTGACTCCAGCGTATTCTGAAACATTAACGACAAAAAGATACGACCCCTCAGAAAGGAAAGCGTATGGCGGATGAACATAAATTCCACCCCAAAGGTAGCTAACATATGGTATATCGAATGTTTCGAGGAGTTGCATTGTATCATCGGGTGAAATCTTTATCACAAGCAGCCTGTTACCATCATTCGCGAAAAGAATCGTATCCCTCACGAAAATTCTTCGTATGTAATCGAACGATGCCTCATCAACAAGGCTCACGCTGTGAGGATTCATAACATCGTAAATTCTGATACCTCTGTCGGAAAAAGTCATGAGCAACCTATCATGTCCTATGTATTTCATCTCAGCCACATAACCAAGCCCTGAGCAATCGATATCCACGGTATCGAGAAGAGTTGGTCCTAAGGGACTTGTGAGGTCGTAAATGTAAAGTTTAGCCCGGGTGTTGTTCGATGAAAGAATGAATGCTCTGTAATCAGGGACATCAACCAAAACATTGCTCGGCATTGAAACCCCGCCAAAATAGATGGCATGAATTATGTCCGGAGAAAATGGGTTTCGAGGGTTAACTACATAAAAGGTATCAATTGTGACGGTGTAAAGCAGCGAATCCTTAACGGTAAAAGAATAGACAGGGGACCCAGTTCTGAACGCTCCAGCAAGATAAGGCATGGTAGGCGTGCCTACATCAACTATGCCAACTCCGCACCCGAAATCTCTGTAATAAAGCCGACCGTTTTTTATCATTAACCTTTGCGGAGAACCATAAAGAGGAATTACTGAAAGGATGCGCATACTTGAGGGTCTGCCTATATCTATTACTCCGAGATGACCAAATTTGTCGAGCGAAAATAGATAGCCCATATACCTCCACGAGTCCTCAAAGTAGAACCCGTAAGCAGTGTCGATGGATATCGCGGTAGGGTCTGAGATGTCATAGAAATGGAGCAGCTTCGATGTTATGACTATAGCCTTGTTGCCAAGTTTTATAAGATACTGCCCTATGCCTTTCATTCCACCTAAGGATGAGATAATCATGAATGTGTCGAGATAGTTCAGATTAAATGTTGCAAGCATCGTGTCGCAGAGAAGCAACGCTATGGAATCGTTATAATGTTCTATATACTTGGTTCCTGTGCCAACTGCGTAATAAGCTGTTTCAGCTACAGATGTGGGCGAATGAAACGCAAAAACCTTTATCGTATCCCACGAAAGCAAATAAAAAAGCGAGTCAGCAAACATAATATCAGACTTAGTGCCCGAAATCCTAACATCAGTAAGCCACACCGGCGATGTAGGGTTGGAAATGTTAAGAAGGGTAAGTCCATCATCAGTTATGGCAAAAAGTATAGTATCTTTTACCCGCAATGCATTAGGAGTGCATGAATAGCTGCCAGCTACAGAAGGCGAGCGAGGATTCGCAATGTTAAGAATTTTTAATCCGCGTGTCCGCGCTGGAAGATAAGCGTAGTCTCCTATGATAAGTATTTGATGGGTTAATCGCCCGGTATAGGGTTCAAGTCTCAGGTTCGCAACCTCTGAAGGATGAACCGTATCACCCAAAGCAAAAACTCTGAATCTGTCGTCAGTTCCTATAACGAACAGAAATGAGTCCTTTATTGCGAACGCATTAATTTTTCGACCCGAGATTTCGACTGCGCCTACTTCTCTTGCATGCAACCAATCCGAAATGTCGTAAATAGTTATGTGGTCCGAAAGGACGAAAAGATAATTCCCCGCAACTTCGCCGTAGGTGCCCTCACTTAGACGGCTTAGAACACCCTCAAGACTTATGCTTTGCGCTGATAAAAGTGAAATGCTGGTAAAGACAAGGATAAGAATTAAAACACACATATTCTGTTTCATTTAATCCCCCCTTATTTGCTTCTTTATTAAAGATAGGTTACAAATCATTTTATTTCAACAAAATATTTACTTTTCTGCCCATTTAACAGAATAAAACAGCGGTACGGGGATTCGAACCCCGGTTTCGTGGCTGAGAACCACGCGTCCTAACCCCTAGACGATACCGCCGATTGTTAACTTATTTATAAGATTATGAGTGTCAAGAAAAAATTGGAAAAATTTGAGCCTAAAAACTTTAATCACAACGATTTAGCCCAAACTATAATCTAAATTTTTTGATGCGTTCCGCTGATTCGGCAATAACGCGCGCCAATCCGGGAAATCTGCCCGTTTCATCGAGCCAGAACCTTATTCTCTCAACAGCCACGGGCAGAAATTTAAGGAACCATCGTTTGCCCTTCTCAAGCGAAAGATAAGAGTAAGCTGCGGTAGCTTGCATGAGCCTTTGTAGCGCAGCATAAGGATAAACCTCGATTATCCGTTGTTTCTCATCTTTGGTTAGTGCTGAACTATCAAGATACGCCCTTATAAGCAAAAATTTCATCCTTTCAGGTATGGACACATATGGGTCCTCAAGAAGCGAGACCAGATCATACACTCTGAACCCGTTCCGGGCGCTTTGAAAATCTATAACCACTATTTTACCACGCGCAATAAGAATGTTTTGAGATTGATAATCCCTGTGCATGAACCCTCGAGGAGAGTCCGCAACTTCAGTCGCTATACCATAAAACTCATCCTCGATGTAATCCAACACATCGGGCGAAAATTCGCACAATCTTACAAGAAAATGTCTTGTGAAGTAATGGGACTCATTTATCAAGTCTACAAATTCAAAGGGCTGTGTCGATGCCCCGCGAACTGCTGTAAGCTCGTGAATACGCGCAAGAATATCAACAGCTTCAAAGTATGGAGAAAAATCAGAAGTAGAGTTAACCCAAAGATAAAGCGACATGTCACCTGCATCCTCAAGAGCCATCACACGCCTTGCAGCATCGATACCGAATATCTTCGGAACAGGGATGCTCTGCTCAGAAAGTGATTTCAGAAGCTCAAAGTAACGCAAAAGTTCCACAGTCTGGCGCTGGAACAAAAGTATGACACTTCCCTCGGGCAGAAAAATTCTCCTAAAAGCTCTGTCAGAACCTCCCCATAGGTCAACCACCTCGAGCCGCCCACTTTCGAAAAGCATCAAAATTTTGTTGAAATCTATCGCGCTCATTTCTCACCAAGCTCTTTTTTGACTCTTTGCGCGAGGTCTTTCGCAACGACAAGCTCGACTACTGAATCAGGAACCCACCCTGAATGCCCATCTTCGAGCATTATCCTGAACCAGCCAAATCTCTCTTCTTTAACTGCCACCTTCGTACCATCGTGTATGGTAAACAAAAGCTCGCCAGTTTCAGTCGGCTCACTTCGCACATCTACTTTGGGCACAACGACTATAGCCGTCTTAAGCTCCCATGGACTCGCGCTTTTTATGTACCAGCCAAAAGCAAAAATAATAACAAAAATCCACAAAACAACAGCTACCCAACGCCCCGAAAGCCTGAGAATGTAATATATAGTCGCTGAAGTGGCTAAAACCGAAAGTATTAGCAAAACGAACCAATACCCTTTAAAAGGTATTCTTCTTATAAAATCAAAAAGAACCTGAAGCAATGAACCCCTGTATATTGAAACTATTTTATCCTTAGTTAATGAACGGGCAAAATTGAGGTTTTTTAGTATGTCGGGGTCGTTAGGGGAAAGAAGCCTCGCTCTCTCGTACCAAAGTATTGCCTTTCCCATCTTGCCGAGCCTGAAGTATGCGTTTCCAATGTTGAAGAACAATTTTGAATCGCAACCCCCTAACTCCACAGCTTTAAGGTAATTTTCGAGCGCCTCATCAAACTTGCCATCACGATATGCTTTGTTACCCTCGTTGTAGTATGAGGCTACATCTGATTGCGCAGACGACAGCGCAAATACCAAAAGAAAAAACACTACTGTCAGTTTCCTTGTAGTCATGCCCTGTCGAAAGTTTCGTCTATAGTTTTAAGATACTCTCGTACTTTTTCAGAAAGCTCGACTACATCGCAGTGCTCGCCAGCTGGCGCAAACCTCGAAGAATGAATTTTGTCGAGCGCATCTCTGAGCCCTTCAATAGTCTCCTCAGGGACGCCTTTTTCCATAAGCTTAGCAGCAGCCTCGTCGAAAATAACAGCGCCTGCTTCTATGCCAAGCTTCGCCGCGATAAACTGGAATATAGCATCATATATTGCCGAAAGCGCCTGAGCAGCATCCTTGGCTCGCCTAACCCCAGAAAGCCTTCTCTGAGCCTCCTTAAATGCCCGCGAAGCCTTTATACGCTTTATGTCCCTGAGCATACGCTCATAGCGAAGCCTGTACGCATACGCCCCAAGAATAGCGAGAATCTCTATCGGAATGAACCAGAGTGCTCTAAGCCCATTTGGAAGTGACAGTCTTCCTACAGTGAGCCTGAGCGCATCGGGCTTAATGAACTCTATATCACCGCCCACTGCAACGATTCTGCTTCTCCCTACCGGACCCACAATGGAAACTCCTTTGCCTGGACCAACAACAATTCTAATCGAGTCGGATGAGAGTTTAACATACTTTCTCGTTCGCGGATTAAAATAACTGAACTCAACAGGTGGAATAATGAACTCACCTTCGCTATGGGGAACCACGACATACTCTGCCGACTTTGTGCCTATTATCTGCTCACCTTTGACATCCTTCGTTACCTTTTCCTTTTTGTCAAAAACTTCAAAGTCCTGGGGAAATTGTGGCTGTGGAAGCGTTATCGTCTCTATATTCCCGGCACCAGAAACTCTAACAGTAATCCCCAAAGCATCACCGACGGAAAGTGTATCTCTGTCGGCTTTTAAAGAAAACGAAAACTTACCCACAGCTCCTGTAAAACCATCGGGTTTTCCTGCCTCAGGTAATGAAAGAACTTTTATTTTAAGCGGTTTGCTTCGGGCAATAATTTCGGCTCGGCGTCCGAAGTCGAAAAAACTTCGTGGTGGGTATTGAACAACGCACTTAAGCTCCATAGGCTCAACGGTAACATACCCGGGCATAAGCGGAAACGCAGCAACTGTCTTAATCGGGAACGCATAATAACGCTTACCACCTATAGTCACGACGCGGGGCTGAAGCCTTGTAGCCTCGAAAATGGTTTCCACCCACGCATTCTTGAATTCGGCATCTTTTTTGTAGCTAAGATTAACCAGGTCAAGGCGAGAATAAAGCGTAAAATAAACTGTTATCTGCTCGCCCTGATATACGCTTTTCTTGTTGGCATCCACTCCAATAAATACATCCTGCTCTGCGCTCTGTGGTTGCCCTGCTGGCTGTCTTGCCGATGGTGCACCCTTCTTTGGTTGTCGCGGTTTCGCACCTCCAGAAAGAATATTGACGGTTATAGGCTTGGTCCTGTATTTCTTACCACCAACGAGAACCTCCATGGATGGAATAACGAGCTTGCCTGTTCGCTGGGGTACTATGAAGTAGATGTAGTCAATGGTTTTCGATGATGTCATTTTCCCATTTATAATCTGTATGCTCGTCGATGTCGACGACGATGTTCCGCGCAGGCTCCAATCATTGGTTGCGGGAAATCGGGGCGCACTCACAGATGGAAGTTTCCTCCCCTGCACAGTAACAGTCAGAGTAACAACATCACCCAAAAAAGCAGTAGTTTTATCCACTGAGGCGGTAACTGTAATATCCTCGGCGGCGAAAACGATGCTAAGCGCAAACACTAAATGTAACATTAATGCTCTCATGGCTCTCACCAGTCTCGAGGATTCTCGTAACGCGCTCCTCTTCTGCGCTGTTTAAGTTGCTGGTTTATCAACTCCTGCTGTTGCCTTTGGAATGCCTCGAGAAGTTTTTCGGCCTCCTCCTTGGACATCGCACCCTTTTTCATCTGGGCTTTTTGTTGCTCTTGTTTCTGTTTTTCAGCCTGCTCTTGCTGAGCCTGTTGCTTCTCTTGCTGCTCTTTCTTTTTCTGCTGGCTTTTCTGCTGCTTACTCTGCTCACCCTGCTTCTTTTTGCTACTTCCTCCACCTCCGCCCGACTCATTAAGAAGCTTCATTGCAAGCTCAAGGTTATACTTCGCATCTTCATCGTATGGATTCAGCTTCAACGCAGCCTTGTAGAATTCTGCTGCCCTCGCAATACTATCCGCTTTGAAAAAACAATTCCCAAGATTGTAAAAAAGAGCTGAATAAAGGGCGGTGTCCTTTATCTCGGGATTTTCCGTAATGGCTTTAGCCACGACTTTAGCCGCCTCGTCGTATTTGCCCATCATGTATAGTGCGGAACTTTCGTTTAGTGCCAGTTTCAGATGTTCATCGCTTTTGCTATCGGCTTTTTTAAATCTTTTGAGCGCCTGTTCGTAGTGCCCTTTCTTAAAATCCTTGATACCCTTCTTCACATCCTTCCAGGGCGTCGCCGAGGAGAGCGTGAAAACTAACAAATTCACCCCTAATAGTAATTTTATCAAATGTCCTCTCATCATACTTTCGATGTGACTAATTTTGTGGATTTAATGAAAGACATCGCCAGCTCACCGCCCAAAAGCATTATCGATGCGGTGTAAAAAACCCATAGGTATGTAGCTAATATGGTGCTTATTCCACCATAAAGCTGATTGAAACGAACGATGTATTTTACATATATAGTAAAAATTCTTTTTGCTATTTCCCACATAATGCCAGAAAACAATCCTGCGAAAATTGCATATCGCCACCTAACTTTTCTCTGGGGCACGATTTTGTATGTAAGGCTGAAAAAGAACGAAACCAAAATTATGGGTGCAATGAAAAACACTATTTTCCAAAATGTCGAGAGGTCCTTTGCTGTCATACCAAGGAATACGACTCCGAGGTCAGAGAGAAGGTTTACTCCCCATGTGAAAAAAGCCGAACCAAGAAGTGAGACATATGTTAAAAACATGAGGAAGTAAGCCATCAAAAGTTGCCGCCAAAGAGGACGCTTGTCCGTAACCTCGAAAACCTTGTTTATTGCTGATTCTATAACCAAAAAAACACCGCCTGAAAGCACAAACAAAAGAAATCCATTTATCACCGTTGCTGTGGGCGCCTGAGACACGAACTTCGTGGCTATCTTGTTGATATTGGCAACGCCCTCAGGAAACATGTTCTGAATGTTTATGAAGGATAGTATAACATCAGCTGCTTTTTTGGGTGACCCCATAATGAGACCAGCCAGCGAAAGTCCGAACATGCTCAATGGCACTACCGAAAGCAATGAATAGAACGATATAGCAGCCGCCATAGTTGGTCCACCATGTTTGTAAAAGCCCGACCACATAGCCTTAAAGTGCCTCCACCAATTTCGCATAAAGTCAAGCATTAAAAGCTCCAGATAAGATGATGTTTAATTTATAATAAATTTTCCTCACATTTTCAACTTTTTACTTCTTTCGGGCAAAGCCCAGTAAGCTAACAAGAACAGGATACCAAGCGTAAGCGGATAGTAGAACTTTTCCTCATAATGACTGAAAACGAGTGTCTCAAACTCCTTTTTGCCCATTTTTCTTATTTCGGAAAGCATTGACCGAATGTTTTCAGCACCAGGGCGAGCAGCAAAATATTTGCCACCGGTTATTTCCGCTATGCGCTGGAGCAAGTCCTCGTCAAGGCGAGAGGTTACTATAGCGCCGGTGACAGGGTCCCTTTTGTATCCGATAACATTTCCTTTGGAATCCTTCATGGGCACAGGTGCGCCCGTCGGAGAACCAACACCTATTGTGTAGACTTTTATTCCTTTTTTTGCCAACTCCTTGGCAACACCTATGGGGTCACTATCTGCTGTATTCTCACCGTCAGTTATCAGAACTATCGCCTTATAACGCGGAACGTCCTCGACGAAAGCTTTTTCTGCCACCCCAAGCGCACGCGCTATGTCGGTGCCCGGGTCAGCGACTATGCCAACATCCACCGCATTAAGGAACATAAGGAATGCATCGTAGTCGATAGTTAGAGGGCACATTATGTAAGCATCTCCCGCAAAAACGACCAGCGCGAACCTATCGGTGGCGGACAACCTGACGAAATCGCGAATTTCGTTTTTGGCATTAGCCAGCCTATTAGGCTTAAGGTCCTCGGCAAGCATGGATTTAGATACATCGAGTGCGAAAACTATGTCTATCCCCTCGCGCTTAACCTTTTCAAGCTTCGCGCCGATTTGCGGCCGCATAAGCGCAAGAACCAAAAGAGAATATCCCAAGACCAAAAATATCCTTCTCCATGTTCTCGTTACCGGATTGTAAAAAAGAAGCATTCGCTCGATAAGCTTCCTGTCACCTATTCGCGACAAAGCCCGCCGTCGAAGCGAGTCATAAACCAAAAAAAGCAGTATCAAAACCGGAACCCCAGCAAACAAAAAAGCCATATGTGGATTGGCGAACTTTATCATGGTATTTGCCTCACTACCAGATATTCAAACACAATAGCTGCGAGCACCAAAATAAAACCCGCGATAAGCGGATAATAAAACAGCTCTTTGTAGCGCTTAAATCGTTTGACTATTATTTTCGTTTTTTCAAGCTTGTCTATTTCCTGATAAATTTTATGCAGTTTTTCCCTGCTCGTTGCCCTAAAATATTTACCATTTGCGGACGATGCGATTTGCCTGAGCGCATCCTCATCGATTGGAATGTCCATCGGCATAAGCCTCGTTCTACCGAAGACATCTTTGACGGGATACAAAACTTTCCCGCGCTTTCCCATTCCTATAGTATATATTTTTATCCCCAGCGCAGCAGCAGCCTGAGCAGCAGTTATAGGGTCTATTTTGCCTGTGTTGTTCCTGCCGTCGGTAAGAAGAATTATGACTTTGCTTTTCGCCTTGCTATTTCTAAGTCTACCAGCTGCGGTTATTATGGCATCACCTATAGCCGTGCCATCCTCTATGTCACCAACACTAACTTTGTCGAGAAGCTGGAGCAAAATATTGTGGTCGATAGTCAATGGGCATTGCGGAAAAGCCTTCGAAGCGAAAACCACAAGTCCTATTCTATCGTTCGGTCGCCCCTTTATGAAATTCTTTGCCTCAAGTTTTGCCACCTCTATCCTGTTTTTCGGCTGAAAGTCAACAGCATACATCGATGACGATATGTCGAGAGCGATAACTATATCTATTCCTTTTGTGTACTTTTTTTCCACTGTAAAACCTGCTCTCGGGCGCGCGGCGGCAACAATGAGAAGTCCAAGCCCTACAGCCCAAATGTAGGGCAATGCCCGCCACAAAATTACCCTTATCGAACGCATGGTATTAGCGAATCGCCGCGTTACAGGATAAATCATCGCAGCTCTTCGATACCGCCTGAGAAGATAAAACCCCAGCGGTATGAAAAGTAAAAGCAAAAGAACATAAGGATTGGCGAAACCAATCTTGCCCGAGACTATGTTCATCACTCCACCCATGAGAAAAAACTATGACCAATTATTAACCGCAGAAGCTCCATGCGTTTCATCCGTTTTTGCGGTCGCCTCTTCACTTTCTTCTTCTGTTGGAGCAGGTATTGTGCGCTCAATAAGTTCCCGCACTATTTCAGTGTCTTTTTGCGCAACGCTCATATCTGGTATGAACTTCGCAAATTTGACAAGGTCTGCTCGCCTGAGAAGCTCCTCGGTCTTGCTTATAAAATATTCCGCTTCAAGTGGCGGAACATCCAGCTTTGTTCTCCTAAGATTTTCGAGGATTTCTGTCGTCGAAAGTTCAAGTGCAGCAACTCCGAATCTGTGTTCTATATACCATCTGAGAATGTCCGTCAGCCTGTCGAAATACTCCTTAACTTCGCCGTTTTTAAGCAAATCAGTAGCCGTGAGTGACCGCAGCATTTCGAGTGCCCTCTCCCAGGCCGGTCTGGGCGGCGAAATAAGCGAGATAAAACTAACCCCTCTGCGTCTCAGCGACAAATACCACAGCAAGGCAAGAACAAAAGCCGCAAAACCAATACCTATAACCCCTCTAATAACAAAAAATTTGACTGGAAATTTTAGCGGTAAAGGAGGCTTGACATCCCTAATTTTCATAGAATCAACCGCCTCAGGTGGAACGAGCGGTAAAAACTTTACAGGTATAGCTTGAGTAAAAAGGGTCTCAGCAACACCTGCTTTCGAAACCGTCACAATGCCGACTGGCGGGATGAAAGCATCATTAGGGTTATAAAGCGCAAGCTTAAACCTAAATCGCCTTATGAAGTTACCCTCAAAAGTATCCACGGAATCAGGCTTGATAGAAAGAACCTCAAAGGGGCCAAGCTGCTTCTGCCCAGCAAGTAAAAGCCCTGCTTTAAGCGTTTCTGGGTATGTAAGTTGAACGGTAAATTCTATAGGGTCTCCTATTCGAACCAACACTGGTTGAGCACTCGCTTTAAGAACCATATCTGCCCATGCAATTCTCAGAACAAAGACCAAAAATATTACAATGTATTTTTTCATCATCGGAATCGTTGCGCTCGTTGTCTGAAAAATCGCTGAAGTGACTTAACATAATCCTCATCGGTGCGGACATAAATAGCATCGATACCTACAGATGCAAAAAGTTTCTTCTGCGCCTCAAATTCCTTCTGCGCTCGAGCCCTGAATTCATTAACCACCATCTTATCTGATGTGTCAACTGCGATAAGTTCGCCAGTCTCGGCATCCTCAAGAACCAGAACCCCTGCACCCTCAAGATGCCATTCGGCTGGGTCGGAAACCACGATAGGAATAAGGTCGTGCCGTTTAGCAGTAAGCGCCAAAGGCTTTTTCAGGTCACCATCAAGAAAGTCGGAGATCAAAAAAACTATCGCTGAACGCTTCAATATTCGCTGCAAATAATTCAGGGCAGCAGCAATATCAGTATTAGGATGAGACGGCTCATAAGCAAGGAGCTCTCTTATAATGCGCAGAATATGTTGTTTCCCTTTCTTTGGCGGAATAAACTTTTCCACTCTATCGGTAAACATCAGAAGTCCAACGAGGTCGTTGTTCTGGATCGCGGAGAAGGCAAGCAGAGCGGAAATTTCCACGGCTATTTCGCGTTTAAGCTCGTTTCTCGTTCCGAATGCGGCTGAACGACTCATGTCGGCTGCGATAAGCACGGTAAGTTCGCGCTCTTCCTCAAATACCTTGACATAAGTTCGACCCATGCGTGCCGTGACATTCCAGTCGATAGTTCTGACATCATCGCCCGGCTGATACTCCCTTACCTCTGAAAACTCTATTCCCCGTCCCCGGAAAACTGAATGATACTGCCCCGAGAAAATCTCCTGAACATATCTTCTCGTAGTAATATCAATTCTGCGCACCCGCTTGAGAATCTCTCTAAGCCTCTTTTCGCGCTCTTCCTTTTTTCGCAGCCGCAAAAGTTTCATTTCAAATGTTTTATAAACAACTTTTATGCCAATCTAACAGTAATACTTTATTTTGCAACACAAAGTTGGCTTACCTATGCGAAAATGGAGCAAACAAAAGCATTGATACTTCAGGAATGAGAGGTAATTCTCTTTGGTCAGCAGACTGCCAAAATGGCAGATATTGCTTCTTAAGGTGTTATGCGGATTGGAACAACTCTCGTGAGGTAAATAGAGAAAAAGCTTCTGGAGTCACCGGGATAAATGGATACCTGACTTATAGCGCTAACCTCTATGGTAGCCTCACCCTCAAACCCGAGCGTAACATCACCTGGAATGGTAAAATTAGTTGTGGTGCCACCTTCGTAATAGTCCTGGAAGATATAGTCGTCGTAGCTTCTAATCCTTATTCCCACCACCGGCGGGAAGCCACCCACAT
The sequence above is drawn from the bacterium genome and encodes:
- a CDS encoding T9SS type A sorting domain-containing protein, with the translated sequence MKQNMCVLILILVFTSISLLSAQSISLEGVLSRLSEGTYGEVAGNYLFVLSDHITIYDISDWLHAREVGAVEISGRKINAFAIKDSFLFVIGTDDRFRVFALGDTVHPSEVANLRLEPYTGRLTHQILIIGDYAYLPARTRGLKILNIANPRSPSVAGSYSCTPNALRVKDTILFAITDDGLTLLNISNPTSPVWLTDVRISGTKSDIMFADSLFYLLSWDTIKVFAFHSPTSVAETAYYAVGTGTKYIEHYNDSIALLLCDTMLATFNLNYLDTFMIISSLGGMKGIGQYLIKLGNKAIVITSKLLHFYDISDPTAISIDTAYGFYFEDSWRYMGYLFSLDKFGHLGVIDIGRPSSMRILSVIPLYGSPQRLMIKNGRLYYRDFGCGVGIVDVGTPTMPYLAGAFRTGSPVYSFTVKDSLLYTVTIDTFYVVNPRNPFSPDIIHAIYFGGVSMPSNVLVDVPDYRAFILSSNNTRAKLYIYDLTSPLGPTLLDTVDIDCSGLGYVAEMKYIGHDRLLMTFSDRGIRIYDVMNPHSVSLVDEASFDYIRRIFVRDTILFANDGNRLLVIKISPDDTMQLLETFDIPYVSYLWGGIYVHPPYAFLSEGSYLFVVNVSEYAGVTEQALLPEIAKITVSPNPFNKACQIKLSGITEPAVMKIISIDGRVVQKIAVSHSGTYYWKPADDVSSGVYEVVVESSGGVVAKKVAFIK
- a CDS encoding phosphotransferase; protein product: MSAIDFNKILMLFESGRLEVVDLWGGSDRAFRRIFLPEGSVILLFQRQTVELLRYFELLKSLSEQSIPVPKIFGIDAARRVMALEDAGDMSLYLWVNSTSDFSPYFEAVDILARIHELTAVRGASTQPFEFVDLINESHYFTRHFLVRLCEFSPDVLDYIEDEFYGIATEVADSPRGFMHRDYQSQNILIARGKIVVIDFQSARNGFRVYDLVSLLEDPYVSIPERMKFLLIRAYLDSSALTKDEKQRIIEVYPYAALQRLMQATAAYSYLSLEKGKRWFLKFLPVAVERIRFWLDETGRFPGLARVIAESAERIKKFRL
- a CDS encoding tetratricopeptide repeat protein, yielding MTTRKLTVVFFLLVFALSSAQSDVASYYNEGNKAYRDGKFDEALENYLKAVELGGCDSKLFFNIGNAYFRLGKMGKAILWYERARLLSPNDPDILKNLNFARSLTKDKIVSIYRGSLLQVLFDFIRRIPFKGYWFVLLILSVLATSATIYYILRLSGRWVAVVLWIFVIIFAFGWYIKSASPWELKTAIVVVPKVDVRSEPTETGELLFTIHDGTKVAVKEERFGWFRIMLEDGHSGWVPDSVVELVVAKDLAQRVKKELGEK
- a CDS encoding protein BatD codes for the protein MLHLVFALSIVFAAEDITVTASVDKTTAFLGDVVTLTVTVQGRKLPSVSAPRFPATNDWSLRGTSSSTSTSIQIINGKMTSSKTIDYIYFIVPQRTGKLVIPSMEVLVGGKKYRTKPITVNILSGGAKPRQPKKGAPSARQPAGQPQSAEQDVFIGVDANKKSVYQGEQITVYFTLYSRLDLVNLSYKKDAEFKNAWVETIFEATRLQPRVVTIGGKRYYAFPIKTVAAFPLMPGYVTVEPMELKCVVQYPPRSFFDFGRRAEIIARSKPLKIKVLSLPEAGKPDGFTGAVGKFSFSLKADRDTLSVGDALGITVRVSGAGNIETITLPQPQFPQDFEVFDKKEKVTKDVKGEQIIGTKSAEYVVVPHSEGEFIIPPVEFSYFNPRTRKYVKLSSDSIRIVVGPGKGVSIVGPVGRSRIVAVGGDIEFIKPDALRLTVGRLSLPNGLRALWFIPIEILAILGAYAYRLRYERMLRDIKRIKASRAFKEAQRRLSGVRRAKDAAQALSAIYDAIFQFIAAKLGIEAGAVIFDEAAAKLMEKGVPEETIEGLRDALDKIHSSRFAPAGEHCDVVELSEKVREYLKTIDETFDRA
- a CDS encoding tetratricopeptide repeat protein → MNLLVFTLSSATPWKDVKKGIKDFKKGHYEQALKRFKKADSKSDEHLKLALNESSALYMMGKYDEAAKVVAKAITENPEIKDTALYSALFYNLGNCFFKADSIARAAEFYKAALKLNPYDEDAKYNLELAMKLLNESGGGGGSSKKKQGEQSKQQKSQQKKKEQQEKQQAQQEQAEKQKQEQQKAQMKKGAMSKEEAEKLLEAFQRQQQELINQQLKQRRRGARYENPRDW
- a CDS encoding YihY/virulence factor BrkB family protein, giving the protein MLDFMRNWWRHFKAMWSGFYKHGGPTMAAAISFYSLLSVVPLSMFGLSLAGLIMGSPKKAADVILSFINIQNMFPEGVANINKIATKFVSQAPTATVINGFLLFVLSGGVFLVIESAINKVFEVTDKRPLWRQLLMAYFLMFLTYVSLLGSAFFTWGVNLLSDLGVVFLGMTAKDLSTFWKIVFFIAPIILVSFFFSLTYKIVPQRKVRWRYAIFAGLFSGIMWEIAKRIFTIYVKYIVRFNQLYGGISTILATYLWVFYTASIMLLGGELAMSFIKSTKLVTSKV
- a CDS encoding VWA domain-containing protein, which produces MIKFANPHMAFLFAGVPVLILLFLVYDSLRRRALSRIGDRKLIERMLLFYNPVTRTWRRIFLVLGYSLLVLALMRPQIGAKLEKVKREGIDIVFALDVSKSMLAEDLKPNRLANAKNEIRDFVRLSATDRFALVVFAGDAYIMCPLTIDYDAFLMFLNAVDVGIVADPGTDIARALGVAEKAFVEDVPRYKAIVLITDGENTADSDPIGVAKELAKKGIKVYTIGVGSPTGAPVPMKDSKGNVIGYKRDPVTGAIVTSRLDEDLLQRIAEITGGKYFAARPGAENIRSMLSEIRKMGKKEFETLVFSHYEEKFYYPLTLGILFLLAYWALPERSKKLKM